The window TATTTTCTATATAAAAACCGGGGAAAAGAAAAAGATTTTCTTGAAGTATAGAATATGCGGGAGTACTCAGGTTTTTGGCTATCAGTGCTGGCTTGCGCGAAGAAAAACTTCTGGCTTTTTGGAGTTTAGATTTGAGCTCTGCAGTATCCATTCCCAAAATTCGGCATAGTGCTATAGTGTCAAACTGTTCCGTTTTGATTGGAACTACCAACAAATCATAAACATAATCATTATACACAATGAGTTTCCCGTTGCGGTCATATATTGTACCACGCACCGGATGTAATGTAATTTCTGCCGAACTGTTTCTTAATGCTTGTTTTAAATAATCCTCTCCTTTGAATAATTGCAGAACAGCAACTTTATAAATGAAGACAATACCTACTACTACAAGCGCACCATAATAAACCCATATCTTAAAATTATTTTGGCTACTCATTTGGATGTCCTAAAAGTTCTAAAAAACAATTCTTCGGATAATAACAAAAACAAATAGGTGAGGATGGTGCTGCCCAACCAAGTAGGAACAAAGACAGTAATAAAATCATGCCCCAAAGATTCCAAAAAGAACACCCAAAAATGATGAATCAGAATGAACGAAAGTAGAAAGATTGTTTTAAATCTTCTTTTCCCTTTATTGAGCCAGCTTCCTTTTTCGTCTTCTCGGGTGGGAGCAGTATTTACATTACCGATGGTAACAAAGGGTTTAATTAATCCTAACAATAAACAAGCAGAAGCGTGAATTCCATAAGAATTAAGAAAGACATCATACAATAAGCCCACCATAAAAAATACTAAAACAGACAGCCATTTTGGCATCACAGGAGGAAAATAAAGCAGAAAAAAGAGATATACAAAAGGATGGAACCAGTAGGCTACATGGATGTTTTCTAATATCACAATCTGGACACCAAAACAATAGATAAACATCAATATATACTTCTGCCAATCTTTCATCTTCAATTTTGACTTTCTATCTGTTTATTAAACTTTTCAAACTCTGCTTTGAATAAATCTTTCACAATATACACCTCTCTGAGTTGGCTAAACGAGGTGGACAACCGGACTTTTGCTTTCAAGAAACTACCGTCAATCTCTTTTACATCCTCAATTACACCGATGGGTATATTCTCAGGAAAGTTTTTAGAATAAGGACTCGTAACAACCCTCTGCCCTGCATGCACTTTCTCATAACGATTAATACCCTCAAGGTAAGCATAATAAGGGCTTCTGTTACCCCAAATCAGTTTGCCTTGCGATAAGTTGAGTTCTTTAATTTTAGGTGAAACGATTGCTCTGGCATTCAGAATACTCATAACAAGACAAAAATTATCCGACACATCTTCAACCACACCAACAATTCCATCGGGTCCGAACACTCCCATACCTTTTTCAATCCCGGCTGACTTGCCTTTATTGAGAGTTAGAAAATTATTTTCTTTGTCCACACTATTACCTATGACAGATGCAGGCACATACACATAATGCTGTTTGTAAAGTGTATCATTGATATAGAATGTGTCTTTTGTTTGCATATAGAAATTTTCTTTGAGAAAACCTCTCAAATACAAGTTTTCGTTCACAAGCGAGCGATTGACATCTCTGAGATTTCTATATTCGTTAATATTATTAAAAAAGGACTTAATATTTCCGGTTATAGAATTGGATGTATTAAAAAAAAATATTTGATATAATGCGTGAAATCTGACAACCAAGGTTATCGAAAAAGCCTGAAAAACAACAAAAAGTATCAGGTGAAGGTAGGTCTTGATAAACTGTATAACCGAACCCATAACATACTCACGCTAAGTTTTTTATTGCATTAAGAATTTGAATCTGCCAATATTTCTAAGAGCAATACCGGTTCCTCTGACAACGGCTCTGAGTGGGTCTTCTGCAATTGTAACAGGTAATTTAGTAATATGAGAAATACGTTTATCCAAGCCTCTAAGCAAGGCTCCTCCTCCGGTCAAATACAATCCGGTTTGATAGATATCGGCTGACAATTCGGGCGGGGTACGCTCCAAAGCCCTGAGAATAGCTTCTTCCATTTTGCTGATGGATTTGTCCAAAGCCAAAGCCACTTCGGTATAAGAAACCATTACTTGCTTTGGAATACCGGAAACCAAATCTCTGCCTTGTACGGGAAAATCCTCCGGTGGGTTATCCAACTCAGACAAAGCCGAACCAACATTAATCTTGATCTTCTCTGCGGTTCTTTCACCAATTTGCAAACTATGCTCTCTGCGCATATAATCAACGATGTCAGAATTAAATTCATTTCCACCAACAGTAATTGATTCATCACACACTATACCACCTAAAGCAATAACAGCAATTTCCGAAGTTCCACCACCTATGTCAATAATCATATTACCCATCGGTTCGGTAACATCAATTCCAATACCAACGGCAGCAGCCATAGGCTCATGAATCATATAAACTTCTTTGCCACCGGAACGTTCAGCAGAGTCTTTTACTGCTCTGCGTTCAACCTCAGTAATACCTGAGGGAACACAAATAACCATTCTCAATTGAGGGGAAAATGTTCTGCCAATATTGATTTTTTTAATCATCCCTCTAATCATGTGTTCAGCAGCCAAAAAGTCTGCAATAACCCCATCTTTCAAAGGCTTAATGGTTTTAATATTTTCGTTCTCCTTACCTTGCATTTGCATTGCCTCATGACCGATGGCAAGCACTTCGTTGGTAGAGCGTTCGATAGCAATAATAGATGGCTCGTCTACAACAACTTGGTCTTTGTATATAATCAAAGTGTTGGCAGTGCCCAAATCTATTGCGAGTTCCTGTGTAAAAAAGTTAAAAAGTCCCATTGTCAAAATCCGTCAGAAGAGAGGGTGCAAAATAATAGAATTTACAACCATTTGATGTTACTTTAGAAAATATTTTTTTGTAAATATTCTTTATGTTTTGCTTCATAGGCAAAACGTCAGACCTGTTAGTTCAAAGAAAGTGAACAAGTTTAGTGTTTAAAATGCCTGTTGCCGGCAAAAACCATTGCTATTTTTAGCTTATCGGCTTCGTCAATTGACATTTGGTCTTTGACCGAACCGCCCGGCTGTACAATCGCTTTAACACCTGCTGTTGCACCAATTTCCACACAGTCGGGAAAAGGGAAAAATGCGTCAGATGCCATCACACACCCTTGCAAATCAAAGCCAAACCGTTTTGCTTTCTCAACAGCCTGATTAAGCGCATCCACACGCGAGGTCTGTCCTGTGCCTGACGCAAGCAACTGACCATTTTTGACTAAAACGATTGCATTTGATTTGGTGTGTTTTACCACCCTGAGTGCAAATTCCAAATCCGACAACTGTGTTGGCGTGGGTGCTATATGGGTTACGGTTTTGAACACATCTCTATTTTCGACCAGTCCGTCTCTGTCTTGAATGAGCGTACCGTTCAAAATAGTGCGCTTTTGATTTTTTGACATTTTGAAGGAAGTGATTTTGAGCAAGGTTCTTTGGGCTTTTTTGGTAAATAATTCTTCTACTCCTTCCTCATATCCGGGAGCTAAAAGGATTTCAAAGAAAATGCTGTTGATTTTTTGTGCAGTTGCCATGTCTATCGGCTTGTTGCAAATCATGATTCCGCCAAAAGCAGAAACGGGGTCGGCCGCCAAAGCCGCATCATAACTATCTGCAACTGTTGCACGTGTGGCAATGCCGCAAGCATTATTGTGTTTGATAATGGCAAATGTTGCTCCGGCTTGGCTATCAAAATCTCCCAAGAGTGCCATTGCAGCTTCTATGTCCAACAAATTATTATAGGAGATTTCTTTGCCTTGAATACGCTCAAAATTATCCTCCATATTGCCTCTGAAACTTGCCTTTTGATGCGGATTTTCGCCATATCTTAATGCGTATTCCTGCTCACCTGCCAAATATGATCCGATAAGTTCGTCATAAGCTTGCGTAACCTTGAAAGCTTTGGCCGCAAATGATTTTCGCGCTGCCAAGTCCAACTTGTTTTGCATAATCAGCTCTGCCGCTTTACTATAATCGGCTTTGTCACAGATTACACAAGTAGAATTGAAATTTTTGGCAGCAGCTCTGATAAGTGAAACACCGCCAATATCAATCTTTTCAATGATTTCTTGGGCTGTCCCCCCGGCTTGTAATGTTTCTTCGAACGGATACAAATCGACCACAATCAAATCAATATTTGGAATATTGAACTCCTTTGCTTGAGCAATATCTCCTTCATGGTCTCGCCTGAATAAAATACCTCCAAACACAGCAGGATGTAAGGTTTTGACACGTCCACCAAAAATAGATGGGTAACCGGTCAGGTCTTCCACATGATTCACTTTGCCACCGCGTTCTTCAATAAATTTTGCAGTTCCACCGGTCGAATAAATACCGATATTTTGGGTTTTAAGTGCGTTAAGAAGCACTTCCAAGCCGTCTTTATAAAAAACGGAAATCAGTGCATTTTTGATTTGTAAAGAGTCCAATTTATTTCTTTGATTTGTAAGGGCGCAAAGGTAGTTTAAACGCGTCCAAAAGACGGAAGTCTGAACCGGAGTTCTTTACAAATTATAAACAAAATAGGGCTAAAATAATAGCATCTAATGCAAAACATCGCTTAGATGTTTACCCCCGCGCCATTTCAAAAATCCGTTTGGAGTCAAGGCTAATAAAAGTAAATAGCAGTACTGTAAAAGCGATAAAGGAACTACCGCCATAGCTAAAAAACGGTAAAGGAATTCCTATGACAGGCACGATTCCCAATGTCATTCCTATATTGATAAAAAAATGAATCAATAAAATAGAAAAGAGTCCATACCCTACCACCCTGCTAAATGTGGTTCGCTGTCGCTCCGCCAGATATACAATTCTGCCCATGAAACTCAGGTAGATTAGAATAACAGATGCTGTTCCGGCAAATCCCCACTCTTCGCCAATCGTACAAAAAATAAAATCAGTAGATTGTTCCGGCACAAATCCCATCAAGGTTTGTGTACCCTGCATAAAACCACGTCCCATAACACCGCCTGCACCAATAGCAATCTTAGATTGGTTTACATTGTAACCAATACCCATCTTATCCTCTTTGATGTTGAGCGTAACAAGGATTCTGTCCCTTTGATATTGTTTAAGCACTTTATTAAAAAAAACGTTCACAGTTACGTTCAACGCAATAGACCCGGCCACAATCAGCAGAATGAGTAAAAGTGCTTTTTTATATCTGCGCAAAACGAATGCTGCAATTGCGCCTAATACTATGATACTGATTGATATATAATAACTTTCATAATAATAATCTATGATAATTGATAGAACGAACACTAAGATTACCCAAAGACCCATTACCAAAATGTAACCGGGCATCCCTTCACGATAAAACACCAACACAAAACTTAAGAATACCAAAGCGGAGCCTGTGTCATTCTGTGCCAAAGTGAGCAAAAAAGGAAGCCCGACCAAAGCAATGCAAATACCAATGTTTTTCCAACCTTTAAAACCAACATTATATCCATCTAAGTATTTTGCAACCCCCAAAACCGTGGCATATTTGGCAAACTCTGCCGGCTGAAGCCGAAAACTTCCAATACTTATCCAACTTTTAGAAGCAGCAATCGTAGTACCTATCACAAGTACCAACACCAACAACCCGATTACCAATGCGTATATGAAATAGGAGGTTACATTAAAAAAAGTGGGGGTAAGCAACATAAAAAAGAATCCTACCCCCAATGCAACTGCCATGAACATCAACTGTTTTCCGTGATTTTGTGAAAAATCCCAAAACCCCGCATTTTCAGTTGAGGCTGATGCAGAAAATACATTCAACACCCCAAATGACGATAAAATCAAAAACAAGATGATTGTCAGCCAATCAGGGCGAGGTTTCTCCTTAAAAATACCGGGATTGTGGTAATTAACCATGCAGCAAAATTACAATTAAGTCAACTACCAAGTATGGTCTGCAATAATTTTCCAACCTTCTTTATCAAAAAACTTGAACAACAGCGAAAATTTCCCGGACAATACCGTGTCAGTGCGTGTTACTTGCCAATCTCCCGGCACAAGACAAACACCCGACTCAATAGAAATCACTTGGGTAATTTCAAACTTGAGTATGCCTCGGTTCTCACTATTACTATTAAAATATGTCCGTTGATACATATCATGCAGATTCTGCCATCCGTAACTCACACCTTTTGCAGTCAAAAAAGGCAGCGAATCCGATTGCTCATACAAAGACATAAAACACTCCAAACTCCCTTGGTTCCATGCCTCTGACTGTTTCAAAATAAGCCCCGGAATATGAGATAGGCTGCTTCTGGTTTTATTTTCCATGTTTTCTTTCATGGTGGGAATGATATAAGTACCCAACAAAGCAGCAATCAAAAAGATTAGAAGTGCAGTAGAAGTCTTTTTATTCATTTTGTCATCAAATATTTGAGCGAAACCTGAACCAAGTTGTGATAAACACCATTTCTGCGGAATTGTGCTAAAGGTAAATTAATGCTTGACTTATCCGAGTCAATAATGGAGCGGATTGAATACTCATATCCGGCAAAAACAGATAGTTGTTCGGATACAAAATATTCTCCACCAAAATGCAACAAATAATCTGCATTGCGTAGCCCTATGATGGGCTTTGGCGAACCTCCGTCATCATACTTTGAACTGAA is drawn from Bacteroidota bacterium and contains these coding sequences:
- the rodA gene encoding rod shape-determining protein RodA, with amino-acid sequence MVNYHNPGIFKEKPRPDWLTIILFLILSSFGVLNVFSASASTENAGFWDFSQNHGKQLMFMAVALGVGFFFMLLTPTFFNVTSYFIYALVIGLLVLVLVIGTTIAASKSWISIGSFRLQPAEFAKYATVLGVAKYLDGYNVGFKGWKNIGICIALVGLPFLLTLAQNDTGSALVFLSFVLVFYREGMPGYILVMGLWVILVFVLSIIIDYYYESYYISISIIVLGAIAAFVLRRYKKALLLILLIVAGSIALNVTVNVFFNKVLKQYQRDRILVTLNIKEDKMGIGYNVNQSKIAIGAGGVMGRGFMQGTQTLMGFVPEQSTDFIFCTIGEEWGFAGTASVILIYLSFMGRIVYLAERQRTTFSRVVGYGLFSILLIHFFINIGMTLGIVPVIGIPLPFFSYGGSSFIAFTVLLFTFISLDSKRIFEMARG
- a CDS encoding rod shape-determining protein; translation: MGLFNFFTQELAIDLGTANTLIIYKDQVVVDEPSIIAIERSTNEVLAIGHEAMQMQGKENENIKTIKPLKDGVIADFLAAEHMIRGMIKKINIGRTFSPQLRMVICVPSGITEVERRAVKDSAERSGGKEVYMIHEPMAAAVGIGIDVTEPMGNMIIDIGGGTSEIAVIALGGIVCDESITVGGNEFNSDIVDYMRREHSLQIGERTAEKIKINVGSALSELDNPPEDFPVQGRDLVSGIPKQVMVSYTEVALALDKSISKMEEAILRALERTPPELSADIYQTGLYLTGGGALLRGLDKRISHITKLPVTIAEDPLRAVVRGTGIALRNIGRFKFLMQ
- the mreD gene encoding rod shape-determining protein MreD — translated: MKDWQKYILMFIYCFGVQIVILENIHVAYWFHPFVYLFFLLYFPPVMPKWLSVLVFFMVGLLYDVFLNSYGIHASACLLLGLIKPFVTIGNVNTAPTREDEKGSWLNKGKRRFKTIFLLSFILIHHFWVFFLESLGHDFITVFVPTWLGSTILTYLFLLLSEELFFRTFRTSK
- the purH gene encoding bifunctional phosphoribosylaminoimidazolecarboxamide formyltransferase/IMP cyclohydrolase — its product is MDSLQIKNALISVFYKDGLEVLLNALKTQNIGIYSTGGTAKFIEERGGKVNHVEDLTGYPSIFGGRVKTLHPAVFGGILFRRDHEGDIAQAKEFNIPNIDLIVVDLYPFEETLQAGGTAQEIIEKIDIGGVSLIRAAAKNFNSTCVICDKADYSKAAELIMQNKLDLAARKSFAAKAFKVTQAYDELIGSYLAGEQEYALRYGENPHQKASFRGNMEDNFERIQGKEISYNNLLDIEAAMALLGDFDSQAGATFAIIKHNNACGIATRATVADSYDAALAADPVSAFGGIMICNKPIDMATAQKINSIFFEILLAPGYEEGVEELFTKKAQRTLLKITSFKMSKNQKRTILNGTLIQDRDGLVENRDVFKTVTHIAPTPTQLSDLEFALRVVKHTKSNAIVLVKNGQLLASGTGQTSRVDALNQAVEKAKRFGFDLQGCVMASDAFFPFPDCVEIGATAGVKAIVQPGGSVKDQMSIDEADKLKIAMVFAGNRHFKH
- a CDS encoding rod shape-determining protein MreC — encoded protein: MGSVIQFIKTYLHLILFVVFQAFSITLVVRFHALYQIFFFNTSNSITGNIKSFFNNINEYRNLRDVNRSLVNENLYLRGFLKENFYMQTKDTFYINDTLYKQHYVYVPASVIGNSVDKENNFLTLNKGKSAGIEKGMGVFGPDGIVGVVEDVSDNFCLVMSILNARAIVSPKIKELNLSQGKLIWGNRSPYYAYLEGINRYEKVHAGQRVVTSPYSKNFPENIPIGVIEDVKEIDGSFLKAKVRLSTSFSQLREVYIVKDLFKAEFEKFNKQIESQN
- a CDS encoding DUF4440 domain-containing protein, with product MNKKTSTALLIFLIAALLGTYIIPTMKENMENKTRSSLSHIPGLILKQSEAWNQGSLECFMSLYEQSDSLPFLTAKGVSYGWQNLHDMYQRTYFNSNSENRGILKFEITQVISIESGVCLVPGDWQVTRTDTVLSGKFSLLFKFFDKEGWKIIADHTW